A genomic segment from Fusarium fujikuroi IMI 58289 draft genome, chromosome FFUJ_chr04 encodes:
- a CDS encoding probable bifunctional D12/D15 fatty acid desaturase, with protein MATRQRTATTVVVEDLPKVTLEAKSEPQFPDIKTIKDAIPAHCFQPSLVTSFYYVFRDFAMVSALVWAALTYIPSIPDQTLRVAAWMVYGFVQGLFCTGVWILGHECGHGAFSLHGKVNNVTGWFLHSFLLVPYFSWKYSHHRHHRFTGHMDLDMAFVPKTEPKPSKSLMIAGIDVAELVEDTPAAQMVKLIFHQLFGWQAYLFFNASSGKGSKQWEPKTGLSKWFRVSHFEPTSAVFRPNEAIFILISDIGLALMGTALYFASKQVGVSTILFLYLVPYLWVHHWLVAITYLHHHHTELPHYTAEGWTYVKGALATVDREFGFIGKHLFHGIIEKHVVHHLFPKIPFYKADEATEAIKPVIGDHYCHDDRSFLGQLWTIFGTLKYVEHDPARPGAMRWNKD; from the exons ATGGCGACTCGACAGCGAACTGCCACCACTGTTGTGGTCGAGGATCTCCCCAAG GTCACTCTTGAGGCCAAGTCTGAACCTCAGTTCCCCgatatcaagaccatcaaggaTGCCATCCCCGCCCACTGCTTCCAGCCCTCGCTCGTCACCTCATTCTACTACGTCTTCCGCGACTTTGCCATGGTCTCTGCCCTCGTCTGGGCAGCTCTCACCTACATCCCCAGCATTCCCGACCAGACACTCCGCGTCGCAGCATGGATGGTCTACGGCTTCGTCCAGGGTCTCTTCTGTACCGGTGTCTGGATTCTCGGCCATGAGTGCGGCCACGGTGCTTTCTCTCTCCACGGAAAGGTCAACAATGTGACCGGCTGGTTCCTCCACTCGTTCCTCCTCGTCCCCTACTTCAGCTGGAAGTACTctcaccaccgccaccaccgCTTCACCGGCCACATGGACCTCGACATGGCTTTCGTCCCCAAGACTGAGCCCAAGCCTTCCAAGTCGCTCATGATTGCTGGCATTGACGTCgctgagcttgttgaggatACCCCCGCCGCTCAGATGGTCAAGCTCATCTTCCACCAGCTTTTCGGATGGCAGGCgtatctcttcttcaacgcTAGCTCCGGCAAGGGCAGCAAGCAGTGGGAGCCCAAGACTGGCCTTTCCAAGTGGTTCCGAGTCAGTCACTTCGAGCCTACCAGCGCTGTTTTCCGTCCCAACgaggccatcttcatcctcatctccgATATCGGTCTCGCTCTTATGGGAACTGCTCTGTACTTTGCTTCCAAGCAAGTTGGTGTTTCGACCATTCTCTTCCTCTACCTTGTTCCCTACCTGTGGGTTCACCACTGGCTCG TTGCCATTACCtacctccaccaccaccacaccGAGCTCCCTCACTACACCGCCGAGGGCTGGACCTACGTCAAGGGAGCTCTCGCCACTGTCGACCGTGAGTTTGGCTTCATTGGAAAGCACCTCTTCCACGGTATCATTGAGAAGCACGTTGTTCACCATCTCTTCCC TAAGATCCCCTTCTACAAGGCTGACGAGGCCACCGAGGCCATCAAGCCCGTCATCGGCGACCACTACTGCCACGACGACCGAAGCTTCCTGGGCCAGCTGTGGACCATCTTCGGCACACTCAAGTACGTGGAGCACGACCCTGCCAGACCTGGCGCTATGCGATGGAACAAGGACTAG
- a CDS encoding related to LSC2-succinate-CoA ligase beta subunit, which translates to MAVDRERYRPIIKIQDAKHHQGFSNVIYEAAFQEVFEFNLSTGITDELLTDIAQSFHLGKVSKESLREVIQRLFSIFRKNEALSLETDLLFLKNGKFMCNNSDFFFDDAARGRQQKLFSLRDKGQEIPEEVRAEKHGLVYVHMDGNIGNVVNGAGLAMATNDAISLYGGSSANFLDAGGQATKETMLQAFKIIMSDERVKAILVNIYGGITRCDMIAESIIAAASELGPLKVPMVVRLQGTNSEAGLQMLKDATLDIHVEADFGKAAQEAVRLADIGVKAERLQLKHRSIRELSEEVEEDSKAG; encoded by the exons ATGGCTGTTGACCGAGAAAGATATCGACCGATAATCAAGATTCAAGATGCCAAGCATCACCAGGGCTTTTCCAATGTCATATACGAGGCTGCGTTTCAAGAAGTGTTCGAGTTCAACCTGAGCACCGGAATCACTGACGAGTTACTCACCGACATAGCGCAGAGCTTCCACTTAGGCAAGGTCTCGAAGGAGAGCTTGAGAGAAGTCATCCAACGCCTTTTCAGCATATTTCGGAAGAATGAAGCGCTCAGTCTGGAAACAGATCTTTTGTTTCTCAAAAACGGAAAGTTTATGTGCAACAATTCGGATTTCTTCTTCGACGACGCAGCGCGGGGGCGACAGCAAAAGCTTTTTTCTCTGAGGGATAAGGGACAGGAGATCCCAGAAGAAGTGCGAGCTGAAAAACATGGGCTGGTGTATGTTCATATGGATGGAAATATTGGAAATGTGGTTAATGGTGCTGGACTTGCGATGGCGACGAATGATGCGATTAGTCTGTATGGTGGTTCAAGTGCCAACTTTCTTGATGCTGGGGGTCAAGCTACAAAGGAGACGATGCTGCAGGctttcaagatcatcatgtcTGATGAAAGAGTCAAGGCGATTCTGGTCAACATCTACGGCG GAATCACTAGATGCGATATGATTGCAGAGTCCATCATCGCAGCAGCAAGCGAGCTGGGCCCCTTGAAAGTTCCTATGGTGGTCAGGTTGCAGGGAACCAACTCGGAGGCTGGACTCCAGATG CTCAAAGATGCGACCTTGGACATTCACGTTGAGGCAGATTTTGGGAAAGCGGCTCAGGAAGCAGTTAGGTTGGCTGACATTGGCGTGAAAGCTGAGAGGTTGCAGTTGAAGCACCGGAGTATTCGTGAGCTGtctgaagaggttgaagaggataGCAAAGCGGGCTAG
- a CDS encoding related to succinate-CoA ligase alpha and beta chain: MREVKPDVSAVFVPAKFAAAAILEAIEAEVPLVVSVAEHVPVHDMLRVHEVLRTQSKTRLVGPNCPGIISPNQCRVGIMPYKQLAWDSLVIGMGGDMLPGTTLADGLKLFFDHDETKGIIVIGEIGGEAELEAAELIREHRRTSPRPKPVIAMVAGRTAPEGKAMGHAGALWRDGDVTAEAKTKALEDAGAIIVPHPGVMGERMKELLGM; the protein is encoded by the exons ATGAGGGAAGTCAAACCAGACGTCAGCGCCGTCTTTGTCCCCGCGAAATTCGCAGCCGCAGCCATTCTCGAGGCCATTGAAGCAGAGGTTCCTCTCGTTGTCTCAGTCGCAGAGCATGTACCTGTTCACGATATGCTTCGGGTTCATGAGGTCTTGAGAACACAGTCCAAGACCCGGCTGGTAGGTCCCAATTGCCCTGGCATCATCTCCCCGAACCAGTGTCGTGTAGGCATAATGCCCTATAAGCA GTTGGCTTGGGACAGTCTCGTTATAGGAATGGGAGGCGATATGCTACCAG GCACGACCCTAGCAGATGGactgaagctcttcttcgatCATGACGAAACCAAGGGAATCATCGTCATTGGAGAGATTGGGGGCGAGGCAGAGCTCGAAGCCGCGGAGCTCATTAGAGAACATCGCCGCACGTCCCCAAGACCCAAGCCTGTCATAGCAATGGTAGCAGGGCGCACGGCGCCTGAAGGAAAGGCTATGGGACATGCCGGTGCGCTCTGGAGAGATGGAGATGTTACTGCAGAGGCCAAGACTAAAGCCCTTGAAGATGCGGGGGCTATCATCGTGCCGCACCCCGGAGTTATGGGCGAAAGGATGAAGGAGTTGCTTGGGATGTAA
- a CDS encoding phosphate transport protein produces the protein MAATPGPVAKTSGGNNAFHNFHNDFAHIADPNERRRLALAEIDKAPFGWYHVRACIVAGVGFFTDSYDIFCVSMLTIMLGIVYYPGKGKLATSSDNAIKLSTSAGTVIGQLGFGMLADIVGRKRMYGLELIVIIFATLAQALTAGSPSTSLVGLIIFWRVVMGVGIGGDYPLSSIITSEFATTKWRGAMMAAVFAMQGIGQLVAALVMMFLTLGFKSSLEGAPDTKHCTGDCQVAVDKMWRTLVGFGAVPACIALYYRLTIPETPRYTFDVARDVEQADEDVKAYINGKREGDTDEVARAQVHASAKSNLQVPKASWSDFCQHYSKWKNLSILIGTAGSWFCLDVAFYGLSLNNGTILKVIGYSTKDANNMYEYLHNTAVGNIIIVLAGAVPGYWVSVATIDTLGRKTIQLGGFIILTILFIVMGFAYNHISSNGLLAIYVLAQFFFNFGPNTTTFIVPGEVFPTRYRSTSHGISAASGKIGSIIGQGAISILRTHGATDKNEAPWMDHVLEIYALFMLLGIFTTLLIPETARKTLEELSGEDDYANNPETTIDTEAHAGKNERTSG, from the exons ATGGCTGCCACTCCTGGCCCCGTCGCCAAGACAAGCGGCGGCAACAATGCCTTCCACAACTTCCACAACGACTTTGCTCACATCGCCGACCCCAATGAGCGTCGTCGTCTTGCCCTCGCCGAGATCGACAAGGCCCCCTTCGGCTGGTACCATGTCCGCGCCTGTATCGTCGCTGGTGTTGGTTTCTTCACTGACTCCTACGATATCTTCTGCGTGTCCATGTTGACCATCATGCTGGGTATTGTGTACTACCCTGGCAAGGGAAAGCTTGCTACCAGCTCTGACAACGCCATCAAGCTTTCGACTTCTGCTGGTACTGTTATCGGACAGCTTGGATTTGGTATGCTGGCCGATATTGTCGGTCGTAAGAGGATGTATGGTCTGGAGCTTATTGTCATCATCTTTGCGACTCTTGCTCAGGCCCTGACTGCTGGTTCACCGTCTACCTCGCTTGTTGGCCTTATCATCTTCTGGCGTGTGGTTATGGGCGTGGGCATTGGTGGTGATTATCCCCTTTCTTCCATCATTACCTCCGA GTTTGCTACCACCAAGTGGCGtggtgccatgatggctgctgtCTTTGCCATGCAGGGTATTGGCCAGCTCGTCGCCGCTCTCGTCATGATGTTCCTCACCCTCGGCTTCAAGTCTTCTCTTGAGGGTGCCCCTGATACCAAGCACTGCACTGGAGACTGCCAAGTCGCCGTTGACAAAATGTGGCGTACCCTTGTTGGTTTCGGTGCCGTCCCTGCTTGCATTGCCCTCTACT ATCGTCTTACTATCCCTGAGACTCCCCGTTATACCTTCGACGTCGCTCGTGACGTCGAGCAAGCTGATGAGGACGTCAAGGCTTACATTAATGGCAAGCGTGAGGGTGACACCGACGAGGTCGCCCGTGCTCAGGTCCATGCCAGCGCCAAGTCTAACCTCCAGGTCCCCAAGGCCAGCTGGAGCGACTTCTGTCAGCACTACAGCAAGTGGAAGAACCTGTCCATCCTCATCGGTACCGCTGGTTCATGGTTCTGTCTTGATGTGGCCTTTTATGGTCTCAGCTTGAACAACGGCACTATTCTCAAGGTTATTGGTTACTCTACCAAGGATGCCAACAACATGTACGAGTACCTGCACAACACTGCTGTTGGTAACATCATTATTGTCTTGGCCGGTGCTGTTCCTGGCTACTGGGTCTCGGTTGCTACTATTGATACCCTTGGACGAAAGACTATTCAGCTTGGTGGTTTCATCATCCTGACTATCCTTTTCATT GTCATGGGTTTTGCTTACAACCATATCTCCTCCAATGGTCTCCTCGCCATCTACGTCCTTGCccagttcttcttcaacttcg GCCCCAACACCACTACCTTCATTGTCCCTGGTGAGGTCTTCCCTACCCGCTACCGATCTACCTCCCACGGTATCTCCGCTGCCTCAGGAAAAATCGGTTCCATCATTGGCCAGGGTGCCATCTCCATCCTCCGCACCCACGGTGCCACCGACAAGAACGAGGCCCCCTGGATGGACCACGTCCTTGAGATCTACGCTCTCTTCATGCTTCTCGGTATCTTCACCACTCTTCTAATTCCTGAGACTGCCCGTAAGactcttgaggagctcagTGGTGAGGATGACTATGCCAACAACCCCGAGACTACTATTGATACTGAGGCTCACGCCGGTAAGAATGAGCGAACCAGCGGTTAG
- a CDS encoding CTP synthase, producing MKVVLVSGGVISGVGKGIIASSAGLLLKTLGLRVTAIKTDPYINTDAGLLNPLEHGECFVLDDGGETDLDLGNYERYLGIQLSRDSNITTGKIYQQVIEKERRGDYLGKTVQVVPHITDAIQNWIERVAKIPVDASGESPDVCIIELGGTIGDLESGPFVEALSQLRHRLGRDNFLSISVSYVPIINGEEKTKPTQHAIRQVRSAGLIPDVIACRCERELDVATITKIARSCQVEDEQVIGVRNMDTIYQVPLLLEQEGLLKLLRKGLALEKLEVAPSMAQKGQALWDLWKKTVVPDRHLEPVNIVLVGKYVSLDDSYLSVHKALEHSAMRCKRKLNLISVDSEHLEPDMQQKDPRKFHEAWAHVVRAQGIIVPGGFGTRGIRGMVDVAKWARERKLPYLGICLGMQTAVIEYARNVMGLKDATSEEFSATAEHKVVIFMPEGSKEKMGGTMRLGSRTTHFKPGTEWSKLRALYGGADVVEERHRHRYEVNPDYIEDLEKAGLSLTSMDDQGVRVETIELKDHPFFVGLQAHPEYKSKTLAPAPSLLGLVAASSGCLDEIIEAARVKKEATNGVSDVTNF from the exons ATGAAGGTTGTTCTTGTGAGCGGCGGAGTTATCTCTGGTGTCGGCAAAG GCATTATCG CCAGTAGCGctggtcttcttctcaagactcTCGGTCTTCGAGTCACG GCGATCAAA ACGGATCCTTATATCAACACCGACGCTGGCCTTCTCAACCCTCTCGA GCACGGCGAGTGCTTCGTTCTCGACGATGGCGGCGAG ACCGACCTCGATCTTGGAAACTACGAGCG ATACCTTGGCATCCAATTGAGCCGTGacagcaacatcaccacTGGCAAGATCTACCAGCAGGTCATT gagaaggagagacgTGGAGACTACTTGGGAAAGA CTGTTCAG GTCGTTCCCCACATCACAGATGCCATTCAGAACTGGATCGAGCGCGTTGCCAAGATTCCAGTTGACGCTTCTGGTGAATCGCCAGATGTTTGCATCA TCGAGCTT GGCGGAACAATTGGCGATCTCGAATCCGGTCCTTTCGTAGAGGCCCTTTCA CAATTGCGACACAGACTCGGCCGCGACAACttcctcagcatcagcgTTTCCTACGTCCCTATTATCAatggagaggagaagacaaAGCCCACTCAGCATGCCATCCGACAAGTTCGAAGCGCCGGTTTGATCCCCGATGTG ATTGCCTGCCGCTGCGAACGAGAACTCGACGTCGCTACCATTACAAAGATCGCCCGAAGCTGCCAAGTCGAAGATGAGCAGGTCATTGGCGTCCGCAACATGGACACCATCTACCAGGtccctctcctcctcgaacAAGAGGGTCTACTTAAGCTTCTGCGTAAGGGTCTCGcccttgagaagcttgaggttgcTCCCTCTATGGCTCAGAAGGGCCAAGCTCTTTGGGACCTTTGGAAGAAGACCGTTGTCCCCGATCGACACCTCGAACCCGTCAACATTGTCTTGGTTGGCAAGTACGTCAGTCTTGACGACTCGTATCTCAGTGTTCACAAGGCACTTGAGCACTCTGCTATGCGATGCAAGCGCAAGCTGAACCTTATCTCCGTCGATTCCGAGCATCTAGAACCCGATATGCAGCAGAAGGATCCCCGCAAGTTCCACGAGGCTTGGGCTCATGTTGTTCGAGCTCAGGGTATCATTGTTCCTGGTGGTTTCGGTACTCGAGGTATCCGTGGTATGGTTGATGTCGCCAAGTGGGCTCGTGAGCGAAAGCTCCCCTACCTCGGCATCTGCTTGGGTATGCAGACTGCTGTCATTGAGTACGCTCGTAACGTGATGGGTCTCAAGGATGCGACATCCGAGGAGTTCTCCGCCACCGCTGAGCACAAGGTTGTCATCTTCATGCCTGAGGGCTCCAAGGA GAAAATGGGTGGTACCATGCGACTTGGCAGCCGAACAACCCACTTCAAGCCTGGCACCGAATGGAGCAAGCTCCGGGCTCTGTACGGAGGAGCCGATGTTGTGGAGGAGCGTCACCGACATCGCTATGAGGTGAACCCCGACTACattgaggatctcgagaAGGCTGGCCTTTCCTTGACTTCAATGGATGACCAAGGTGTCCGAGTTGAGACCATTGAGCTGAAGGATCACCCCTTCTTTGTTGG CCTCCAGGCTCATCCTGAGTACAAGTCCAAGACCTTGGCCCCCGCGCCTTCGC TGCTCGGTCTTGTCGCCGCCAGCTCCGGATGCCTCGACGAGATCATCGAGGCCGCTCGcgtgaagaaggaggccaCCAACGGGGTCAGCGACGTGACCAACTTTTAG
- a CDS encoding related to cellulose synthase catalytic subunit: MNGHHGYAEGDQEREYREMVEIDVQRQHQQQHEQRQYQQQEYFQQDLHSPYGPPEQQFTPYSPYQSSTEEFQGRSVTEQGRPARPSPAHFDDYSPAPEWPPQIANSPGQYFNDTPGGSRSASPTLRSGRETPARLHHHPGNSSVDWRPSSLMVSSRTLVNKSSNVTDSVKQNQSHLSLAALLPGGHSPQSSSANTLYNKDYIVDSSTIQHVHKRDDAEIWGGWKRWVFRLVPFLTFANTGLYMAYLALRIACVIWAQNAADTTYAGAWIFIGVEIATAIPSLMHNTWTMWSMKKRNRPKLRLTGNDVPTVDAFITCCGEDDDLVMDTVRAACDLDYPQDRFRVILLDDGKSAGLQEACAKLSMIYPNLYYMARVKIPGQPHHFKAGNLNYGLDEVHKLPGGAGQFMAALDADMIPERDWLRAILPHMLIDPKMALACPPQLFYNTPPSDPLAQSLDFFVHVIEPIKDALGVAWCTGSGYVARREALDEIGNFPLGSLAEDVATSTLMLGKGWKTAFIHEPLQFGTVPEDYGGHLKQRTRWAIGTVDTSFKLNFCLWGDKVRQMTTAQRFSGFLYASLSMYTILLTISLFAIPIILIMQKPLVAYATDEQLRWLIRACFASVISNRLCEFALFIPAGYHTGQRGSRYQLWMSPYIALCLIRSFILPTWLGGQTQAFKPTGSLGSALNERDAKLRKNMFRRLWGILINYMALFHLAFVYLTLVAVVLTSFRSIVTTHTVRDTLTALLTHAFWPPLTFLFICSSLWTPVSYAIDPPVMPDREDLLNRDPKTQVAHPTPQSKKIAFGGQAAWFELEYTTTTIYTCLVFVCSFIF; this comes from the exons ATGAACGGGCATCATGGCTATGCTGAGGGGGACCAGGAGAGGGAGTATAGAGAGATGGTAGAGATCGACGTGCAGCgtcaacatcagcagcagcatgaACAGAGGCAGTATCAGCAGCAGGAGTACTTCCAACAAGACCTCCACTCTCCATACGGTCCTCCAGAGCAGCAATTCACGCCGTATTCGCCCTATCAGTCTTCGACAGAAGAGTTTCAGGGCCGCTCTGTCACTGAGCAGGGACGACCCGCTAGGCCTTCACCAGCGCACTTTGACGATTACAGTCCAGCGCCTGAATGGCCTCCGCAAATTGCGAATAGCCCTGGGCAGTACTTCAACGACACACCGGGTGGTTCACGCTCTGCGTCGCCGACACTGCGAAGCGGTAGAGAGACACCAGCTCGTCTGCATCACCACCCGGGCAATTCGTCGGTCGACTGGAGACCATCCAGCTTAATGGTCAGCTCCCGCACCCTCGTCAACAAATCCTCCAACGTCACTGACTCCGTCAAACAGAACCAGAGCCACCTGAGTCTCGCTGCGCTTTTGCCTGGCGGGCACTCGCCTCAGAGCAGCAGCGCAAACACACTTTATAACAAGGATTATATCGTTGACAGCAGCACTATTCAGCATGTGCATAAGCGCGACGACGCTGAGATCTGGGGAGGTTGGAAGCGATGGGTGTTTAGGCTTGTTCCTTTTCTCACGTTTGCGAATACTGGACTCTACATGGCGTATCTTGCGCTGAGAATTGCTTGTGTTATTTGGGCGCAGAATGCGGCGGATACGACGTATGCTGGTGCGTGGATCTTCATCGGTGTTGAGATTGCAACAGCGATTCCTTCATTGATGCATAATACGTGGACAATGTGGTcgatgaagaagcgcaaCCGCCCGAAGCTGCGATTGACAGGCAACGATGTGCCCACTGTCGATGCATTCATCACTTGCTGTGGtgaagacgatgatcttGTGATGGATACGGTGCGAGCGGCGTGTGACTTGGATTACCCCCAGGATCGATTCAGAGTCATTCTGCTCGATGATGGAAAGTCTGCAGGTCTGCAGGAAGCATGTGCAAAGTTGTCCATGATATACCCGAACCTGTACTACATGGCTCGGGTCAAGATTCCTGGCCAACCTCACCATTTCAAGGCGGGTAACCTGAACTATGGTCTCGACGAGGTGCACAAGCTGCCTGGAGGTGCTGGTCAGTTCATGGCAGCTCTGGATGCTGATATG ATTCCTGAGCGTGACTGGCTCCGTGCTATTCTTCCTCACATGCTCATCGACCCCAAGATGGCTCTTGCATGCCCTCCCCAGCTCTTCTACAACACCCCTCCCTCGGACCCTCTCGCCCAAAGTCTCGATTTCTTCGTTCACGTCATCGAGCCCATCAAGGACGCTCTAGGCGTCGCTTGGTGCACTGGATCAGGCTACGTCGCTCGTCGTGAAGCTCTGGACGAGATTGGTAACTTCCCTCTTGGCTCTCTAGCCGAGGATGTCGCTACATCGACTCTCATGCTTGGTAAGGGCTGGAAGACGGCTTTCATCCATGAGCCTCTGCAGTTTGGTACTGTTCCTGAAGACTATGGCGGTCATCTTAAGCAGCGAACGCGATGGGCTATCGGAACAGTTGATACCTCATTCAAGCTGAACTTTTGTCTCTGGGGCGACAAGGTTCGCCAGATGACCACCGCTCAGCGATTCTCTGGATTCTTGTACGCCTCATTGAGCATGTACACCATTCTGCTCACCATTTCGCTCTTCGCCATTCCGATTATCCTGATCATGCAAAAGCCGCTTGTGGCCTATGCTACCGATGAGCAGCTCCGATGGTTGATCCGCGCGTGTTTCGCATCCGTCATCTCCAACCGTCTCTGCGAGTTTGCTCTCTTCATTCCCGCAGGTTATCACACCGGTCAGCGAGGTTCGCGATACCAGCTCTGGATGTCTCCCTACATCGCGCTCTGCCTTATCCGATCATTCATTCTGCCAACATGGCTCGGCGGTCAAACTCAAGCATTCAAGCCCACAGGATCGCTCGGCTCGGCCCTCAACGAGCGTGACGCCAAGCTCCGAAAGAACATGTTCCGACGTCTCTGgggcattctcatcaactACATGGCTCTTTTCCACCTCGCCTTTGTGTATCTGACCCTCGTCGCTGTGGTCCTCACATCGTTCCGATCAATCGTCACGACTCACACCGTTCGCGACACACTCACCGCCCTTCTCACCCACGCATTCTGGCCACCTCTCactttcctcttcatctgcagTTCGCTCTGGACACCGGTCTCCTACGCAATTGACCCGCCGGTCATGCCCGACCGCGAGGACCTGCTGAACCGAGATCCAAAGACGCAGGTGGCGCATCCCACTCCCCAGAGCAAGAAGATTGCTTTTGGCGGTCAGGCTGCGTGGTTCGAGTTGGAATACACGACTACTACTATTTATACATGCCTGGTCTTTGTGTGCTCATTCATTTTCTAG
- a CDS encoding related to endoglucanase I precursor, translating to MTIRFLVNFGLLALPIAITLGVLIGLNSSREASGGPPLFKPDPKPTAPKKKNGITTEQHCQKSYGVHPDTKGQEYTLNPNQWGWDEGDDGGLCLYVDINNNETYATKTTAPRWSVVWEYPQGPETAPVHAFPNIKVDGDVFPAKLNTIDKIEIDFEWTYALGNGSAKVATQATKTDLAAMKKNLLNANVAMDMFMDSDQKKAQDSADASHEIMVWFAAIGPATQPIGFDVDGANPLATKTLHGTEFKLYYGTNQAKQKVLTWYVDEPTEKFDGDLYPLVEEILSMDNANYPTSSYYIGYMSWGTEAYSANTTVTFDVPSLSINVEKKA from the exons ATGACGATCCGGTTTCTCGTCAATTTCGGCCTTTTGGCCCTTCCTATCGCCATCACGCTGGGTGTGTTGATCGGTCTTAACAGTTCGCGTGAGGCATCAGGTGGACCGCCTTTGTTCAAGCCAGATCCGAAACCGACAgcaccaaagaagaagaatggcaTTACGACGGAACAACATTGTCAAAAGTCTTATGGTGTACATCCTGATACCAAGGGCCAAGAATACACAC TCAATCCTAATCAGTGGGGTTGGGACGAAGGTGATGACGGAGGTTTATGTTTATAT gtcgacatcaacaacaatgaaACGTACGCAACAAAAACAACCGCTCCTCGATGGTCTGTAGTATGGGAATATCCTCAAGGCCCCGAAACCGCTCCTGTCCACGCCTTCCCCAACATCAAAGTCGACGGCGACGTCTTCCCcgccaagctcaacaccattgacaagatcgagatcGACTTTGAGTGGACATACGCTCTTGGCAACGGTTCCGCAAAGGTCGCTACGCAAGCTACAAAGACAGATCTCGCCGcaatgaagaagaacctGCTCAACGCCAACGTCGCCATGGATATGTTCATGGACAGCGATCAGAAGAAGGCGCAGGACAGTGCTGATGCCTCGCACGAAATCATGGTGTGGTTTGCTGCTATCGGGCCTGCGACACAACCTATCGGCTTCGACGTTGATGGAGCGAACCCCCTTGCGACAAAGACTCTCCATGGCACAGAATT CAAACTTTACTACGGTACCAATCAGGCCAAGCAAAAGGTTCTGACGTGGTATGTCGACGAGCCCACCGAAAAGTTTGATGGCGATCTCTATCCATTAGTCGAAGAGATCCTCTCCATGGATAACGCGAATTATCCCACGTCGTCCTACTACATTGGTTACATGTCCTGGGGAACAGAAGCATACTCGGCCAACACGACAGTAACATTCGACGTCCCCAGCTTGTCGATAAAtgtggagaagaaggcgtaA